The Streptomyces sp. NBC_00510 genomic interval GCACCGCCTGGCCGCCGACTATCCCGACGCCCAGCTCTACCTGGACCTGCACGGGTTCACCGAGGGCCGGCGGCCGCTCGACCCGGACCCCGCGCTGCGGGCGCTGCTCGCGGCGCTCGACGTGCCCTCCGAGAGGATCCCGCAGGAAGGCGTCGAGCAACTGGCCGCCTGCTGGCGCTCGGAACTGGCTCACCGGCGGGCCGTCGTGGTCCTCGACAACGCCGCGGACGCCGCCCAGGTCCGCCCGCTGCTGCCGGGTGCGGGCCCGTCTGTCGCCCTGGTCACCAGCCGCAACCGGCTGCTCGGCCTGGAGGAGGTGCCACCCGTCTCGCTGGACGTGCTGACCCCGCAGGAGAGCACCGAACTGCTCGCCCGCGCCAGCGGCGAGCCCGACGGGTCCGGCGGGCGGCTGGCCCGCGAACCGCAGGCGGCGGCAGAAGTGCTGCGGCTGTGCGGCAACCTGCCGCTGGCCCTGCGGCTGGCCGCGGCGCGGCTGAGGCACCGGCCGGGCTGGACCGTGGGCATCCTCGTGGAGCGGATGTCCGAGGGCCCGACCGAGTTCGACACCGCGTTCGCCATGTCGGTGAACCAGCTGGACCGTGCCCAGCGCCGCCTGTTCCGCCTGCTGAGCCTGCTGCCGGGGTCGACCTTCGACGAGTACGTCGCGGCCGCCCTCGCGGACTTGCCGCTGTGCGACACCCGGGTGATGCTCGAGGACCTGCTCGACGCGCACCTGGTGCAGCAGCCCGCCCCCGGCCGCTACCGGCTGCACGACCTGGTGCACCGGCACGCACTTCGGGCCACCACCGAGCAGGACCCGGCGGCCGAGCGGGAGCGGGCACGGGGCCGGGTGCTCGACTACTACGTGCACGCGGCGGCCGCCGCCGACGCCACCATGCCCTTCCCGTCCCGCAGCCGGGAGGCCTGCGCGGGCCCGGCCCCCGCGGAGCTGCCGCGGTTCACCGACAAGTACACCGCCCTCGCCTGGTTCGGCGCCGAGTACACCAATCTGCTGGCCGCCTTCGAGGCGGCCCTCGCCGCCGGGGCCGACGCCCATGTGTGCGAACTGCCGCGCTTCATGAGGTCCTACTTCGCCCGGCGCTGCGGCACCACACAGCTCAACACCCTCTTCGAGGGCTCGCTGGCCGCCGCCCGGCGCCTGGGCGACCCGCGGCAACTCGGGGAGGCGCACAGCGATCTGGGCTTCGCACGCTACAACGCGGGCCGGATGGCGGAGGCCGGTGCCGCGTACGAGGCGGCCACCGCCCTGGTGGCGGAGGCGGGGGACGTCCGGGCCGAGGCCGAACTGACCATGCGGCGCGGCTACCTGGGGTGGGACCAGGGGTACGTCGAGGAGCCGCTGGAGTTGTTCCGCCTGGCGGGGAAGCTGTACGCGGACGTCGACTGCCCGATGGGCACGGCCCACGCCACCGCCTACGAGGCCTGGGCCGTGCTGCAGCTGGGGCACCGCGAGGAAGCGGCGCGCCTGGCCCGCGAAGCGCTGGCGATCCCGCACGCCGACCCCGCGTGGCCGCCGGCGCTCACCGCGCTCATCACCCTCGGGGTGGCCATCGCGCGCGAGGAACCCGGACCCGCCTCCGACCACCTGCACCACGCCCTCGCGCTGGCCCGTGAGGACGGGCACCGGCACAACGAGGCCTGGTGCCTGAACTGCCTGGGTGTCGCCCTGCGACGGATGGGCCGCTACGAGGAGGCGCTGGCCAGCCATCGCGAGGCCTTCGCGCTGCTCGACGAGCTCTTCGAGGAGCAGTGGAAGATCCACTTCCTCAACGGCTACGCCGAGACCTGCCGGTTGGCCGGTCTGCCGGAGGAGGCCCTGCGGCTGCACCGGCAGGCGCTCGACCTCGCCCCCCGGGTGGGGCACCGGTACGAGGAAGCGCTGGCCCACGAGGGGATCGCCGCGGTGCTCGACGCCACGGATCCGTCCGCCGCCGCCCAGCACCGCGGGGCCGGACAGGCGATCCTGCGCGAGCTGGTCCCGGGCGCCTGACGCGGGGCGACAGGTCGCGGCGGGGACGTAGGGGAGGCCCGAGGACGGTTTCGACGTGACGGACTCCCTGCCGATGCTCAGCGATACCGGGGTGTTGGCGGCGAAGGAGAACCTGACGTCGGGCGCGTTGCCGGTCAACTGCTCGACCTGACGCCCGGCGGCGTGGGACAGCTTTCGCGCCGCCGGGGTCGTTGTGGACCGTACAAGAGGCTGACCGGACCGGGAGCTAGATGAGGGGGAGTTCACCGCCGTCGACTGTCAGGCTCACTCCGGTGACCCACTGAGCCCGGTCCGATGCGAGGTAGGCGACGGCCTCGGCGATGTCGCGCGGGTCTCCGGGACGACCCAGAGGGATGCCCGCTGTGGTGGCGGCAAGCGGGACGTCCATCGCGTCGGCGAAGTTCTGGCGGATCGCGTCGGCGCCCGGGGTGAGCACGTTGCCGGGGATGATCGTGGTGACGCGGATTCCGGCAGGCGCGAGCTCGGAAGCGAGCGCTTTGCTGTAGGTGTTAAGGGCGGCCTTGGCCGCACCGTAGTGAGCCAATGGCGGCGCCGGCGTGAGGGCCGCTCCCGATGAGATGTTGACGATCACGCTGCCCGACCCGGCCTCGCGCAGCGCCGGCAGCAGCGCGTTGTTGACCCTCACGGCGGACAGGTAGTTGAGGTCGAGTGCGTCGATCCATTCCTCATCGGGGATGGATGAGACGCCCCCGATGTGGGCGCGTGCCGCCGCCGCGTTGTTG includes:
- a CDS encoding tetratricopeptide repeat protein, with amino-acid sequence MVAQQRTAEADPPEELAARLRMLQELSGRGVRALARDTGLSSSSLSRYLTGRTVPPWPAVVALCRLVARDPRPLRPLWERASNPLPAPPRTSRQVHPPTPLASAPRPPRNDLPRDAPDFTGRRDELAAVLAAVGSSRVVAVDGMAGVGKTCLAVHTAHRLAADYPDAQLYLDLHGFTEGRRPLDPDPALRALLAALDVPSERIPQEGVEQLAACWRSELAHRRAVVVLDNAADAAQVRPLLPGAGPSVALVTSRNRLLGLEEVPPVSLDVLTPQESTELLARASGEPDGSGGRLAREPQAAAEVLRLCGNLPLALRLAAARLRHRPGWTVGILVERMSEGPTEFDTAFAMSVNQLDRAQRRLFRLLSLLPGSTFDEYVAAALADLPLCDTRVMLEDLLDAHLVQQPAPGRYRLHDLVHRHALRATTEQDPAAERERARGRVLDYYVHAAAAADATMPFPSRSREACAGPAPAELPRFTDKYTALAWFGAEYTNLLAAFEAALAAGADAHVCELPRFMRSYFARRCGTTQLNTLFEGSLAAARRLGDPRQLGEAHSDLGFARYNAGRMAEAGAAYEAATALVAEAGDVRAEAELTMRRGYLGWDQGYVEEPLELFRLAGKLYADVDCPMGTAHATAYEAWAVLQLGHREEAARLAREALAIPHADPAWPPALTALITLGVAIAREEPGPASDHLHHALALAREDGHRHNEAWCLNCLGVALRRMGRYEEALASHREAFALLDELFEEQWKIHFLNGYAETCRLAGLPEEALRLHRQALDLAPRVGHRYEEALAHEGIAAVLDATDPSAAAQHRGAGQAILRELVPGA
- a CDS encoding SDR family oxidoreductase — protein: MFRTGTSPDTTEFAGKRAIVTGGSRGIGAAIVQRLLDGGATVVTTARNASDETPKAATFIQGDIGTLAGVRAFTAAALDVLGGVDIVVNNAAAARAHIGGVSSIPDEEWIDALDLNYLSAVRVNNALLPALREAGSGSVIVNISSGAALTPAPPLAHYGAAKAALNTYSKALASELAPAGIRVTTIIPGNVLTPGADAIRQNFADAMDVPLAATTAGIPLGRPGDPRDIAEAVAYLASDRAQWVTGVSLTVDGGELPLI